Genomic DNA from Manis pentadactyla isolate mManPen7 chromosome 14, mManPen7.hap1, whole genome shotgun sequence:
CTCTAAGGTTTGAAGATTATTTTCTGCCTTCAATTAAGTCCCTGTAAAATTCTCTTCTGTCATACCCCCTTGGGTAAAACCAGATACATAAATGTCTTGTTCTGTTGGTAACCCTTTTTTTACCATCATGCAGCCTGTAACACTGCCCGCAGAAGACCAATGCCAAGGGAATCTGAGAAGTTCATGTTATTTCAATAACATTGCATCAATGCTGTTTCAATAACATTGCATTAAACTTGTGCTCCCCCATTATTACATAACATTGTTACAATCATAGTCTTGTGAACTTGTTTGAATACtgccatttatttgttttaatctaCTTTTTATTTCAGAAGCTTCCAGGCAAAataagatcagaaaaaaaaaacagccatttGAATAAAGACAACCAATAGTTTTTGTTAGACTTCATTCTCTGTATGATGCTTCCTTCTTAAGAAGAAATTTGCTCCAAGTTATactcaggaagagaaaaaaaaattttcagcaGGCATTAGGGCCTATTATTCATGTTGGTAAAGAAAGGCTGGCTTACTCTCCCCCCGCCCATCATCTCCTCTGGTTCCAGAGTTGCTCCTGTCTGAGATTCCGGGCGCTGGGGCCCTGAGAAGCCCCGGCTTTAACTGCTTGTGGCCTTCAGAGCCAGGCTTTTTTTCTCAGTGACCAGTTTTTTCACCCACAGTTAGCCACCAGGGGGCTGCCTGTTTGGAACAAATGGTGCAGACTCCACAGCTTTCCTCCAAACCAACCAAAACATCTCAGGGCAGCACTGGAGCAAAGCCCAGGAACTTCCCCGCAAAGGACAACTTTTCTCCAGCTACAAAACTGTGGTGGAGCCTTATTACcaatgaagaataaagcatggaTTTATCGCCAAGGACCAACGGGAAGTTGGGTCCGCGGAGTCTGACCTGAGaggcccctccctctctccagggTGCCGTGGGGTCTGCGGCTCTCTCTCGCGCGCGCGCAGCGCCCTGAAACACTGTGTATCCACGCACAGGGGCAGTTTCCCAATTCTTGACAGTTGCGGTTGTTAATGCCGTCGGCAAGTGGGGTGGCTTCTCACTCCTTTCCTTGGGATGCTCACCAGCAGCTGGAATAAAACGTACGTCACAGGCTGGAAATCTAGAAAACTCCCCAATAAACTACCTATACATTGTTCGGGCAGTTGAGGACACTAATCGTCTTAGCTCTCTATACGGATAAATGTGTATATTGGATAATGAAGTcgcaattattttaataattgtaaGAATAATTGTACCCTGTCGTCAAAATAGTTTTGCCGCAACTATAGCTTCGTACCGACTACGTTTTAGTTTTTTGGGTACCCAGTATTTTTACAAGCATTGTTTCAGCCCAGAACTCAGCTTCCTTTTCTCTCAACCTTAAACTTTGACCTGCAGGACTTGGcaggggggtggagggagggtattttagaaattaatattTGCCTGGGGCACAACTCTAAAAGCgtataaattatttttgtcttccGGGTTTTATCTGTACACTTGCGGGACAAGGACAAATTAATAGGGCGGCCCTTCTGGAGCCTGTGGAGTGCCTCAACGCTGCAAACGTTTCCCAGGACATGCATAATGGTGTGGAGAGGTGTCTCCCTCAAAGACATGCGAGGTATTTCCAAAACTTCCATTCCCGGGTGGTGATTGGAAGAAAACAGCCAGACCGCCCGGCCGGCGGGAGGCCCCACGAGCAGCCCGAGCGTTGCGTCGGCCCGACACGCGCCACAAGTGGTTTGGAGAAAGAGGGAGGAGCGCGGCGGCCTGGGCCGCGCTCGTCCTGCCCGGCAAAGAAAAGCCCGTGCTTCTGGaagcccccctccccctctcctcgcCACTcgtccctctttccttcctctttgcctACCAGAGGAATGACGCCCCAGCCTGAACCTCTGCGCGCACGCAGCCGGGTGGGTGGAGGCGAGGCCACCAAAGTCACCCAACGTTGCCGCCCCGGGAGGGCACCTGGGTGGCGGGCCCGGccggcactggggggagggggcggggggcgCCCGAACCTGCGAAGCAGGTGCGGAGGCGGCCAGCCGGGTGGCGTGTGCGTGCGGCGCGGAGTAGGGGCAGCGAGCTGGCAGTGGCGGCCGCGGCAGGGCGCCGGCCGGGGCGGGGGCGCAGGGGGCCAGCCCGGCTccccggggcggcggcggcggcgggacgCGCGGCCCGGAGGCCATTTCCTCTCTGCGCCCCTGGCGGAGCTGGGTTTGCCTGCgctgggccgccgccgccgccgcgcggtCCGGACCGCCGGGAGGGCTGGAGGGGAAATCAGGTCACCGGTGGGCAGACGCGGCGCGGCGCGGACGCCTCGGGTCCGGAGTAAGGCAGCGCCCGGGGAGCGGGCCGGGGCGGGCCGGCGCGCGGGGGGCCGGAGAGGCGGGGACTCCGCGCCCCGACCGCACTCGCTTGTTACGCCTATAAAAGTGGAGTGGCCGGGGAGGGCCGGCGTTTCCCTGGTTGTGGCCGCTTCTCTTCGCCCAAGGAGTTGACATTTTGCAGGACTCGCGCGACGTCCCGTCGCCTGAGCTTCCCGGGACCCCGCCGCCGGGAGGAGGGGGCGGAGGAGGGTGGAGACTACGGGGCTTGGCCAAGGAAGGCGCACAGCCTCGGGCGGGCGGCCGTGACGCGGCGGGGATTAactttgcatgaataatgtgagTGCGCTTGGAAAGGAGACCTTCTGCTCCCCGGGCTCGGGGCAAGCGCCCGCCGGCCGCCTTCCCCGGGCAGGGCGCTCAACCCAGCCGGCTCGAGGGCACCGGTAATTTGGCGACAGGACCGCGCGGAGGCGGGGGTTGGGAGGGTGGCGGAGGGAGCGGAAGAGGGGGCGACGGTTCCAACTGCCCCGAGGGTGGACGGCATGGTGACGGGTGTCGCGGGAGCCTGAAGGGGTGCGGGCGGCGCAGCCCAGCGCGCGCGGGCGTGGGTGGCTGGGGTGTCATCCGCCTCCGTCCTGCCTCCGCGGGGTCTCTGCGCCGGCCCAGGAGGAGGTGGCCTCGGGTGCTGGGGTCCCGCGCGGCGGCAGCTGGGGAGTCACCGCGGGGGCAGCGAGGCGAGGGCCCCCCCCGCACCGCGGCGGTCTGTTCCTCAAGCCTCAAGCCCAGCTGTTGACAGGCTCCTTGTGAAATGGAGTTTTGGCATTCTCGGCCCCGAACCGAGTGGAAGTTTCCATGATGAGGAAGTTCTGTGACACGGGGGTTCGGAGGAGATTGGCAGACAGCGGGGGGAAGGAGGTTTAAAAGGACTGGGGGTCCCCCACCCCTCGTTTTTCTCCTGCCCCGGAGCTCCAGGGTTTGGCAAGGAGAATAATCCTGAATGTTGGCGTGCGCGGTCGCGGGTGCCTGGCGACTTGGCTTCTCTCCGCCTCCTCAGGGAATCAGAGGCTATTTCGCTCGCCTCCCGGGGCGCGCTTCTTCGCTTTGCTCCTCTCTTGACGCAGCATCTTCCTCTGGGTCCCCTCGAGTTGGTTCTGACACCATGAGCTGTGCCAGCTGTGCGCTCGCCCCGCACCCCTCTGCCACCACCGCTAAGGACTCAGATGGGGGAGCTTTTACTCCCAGTGGATTTCGTCCCTCTTAGCAGCAGTTGTCATTTTGGGAGGACGATTTCTCAATGACCATTGTAGGATTATTATTAGTGCAAATTCTTCAGCCTTCTGATTTGTTTTAAGGGGAGGGTGGGGTGCAGTAACTATTTATTAAAGGTTCAGTGTGTAATTTTCCCCCAATGGGAAATTTTAAAGGAAGGGGTTGGAAACGTAGCAATTCCtagagtgaaagaaaaagagtTTACCTGAATAGACAAGTTTACTCTCCATCCTCCCCTCTCCACATACATTTAGAATTTGTGAAGATTCAAACACTGTGCCTAGTCAGTAAATACATCTGAAACAGTCTTCCTCTTGGCATATTGCTCTTAGAGGCTAGTGCGATTCGGTTCTAAAAATCTGTTTTGAAGTTCGAAAAAGTAAGCATTGCTTGGACAGTATTAATAGCAGAGAACAGCAATTTTTATAATGTTAAATGTGATGTAGACCTGTTGGGCTGTATCTTTACATTGTTTGGCCTTACTTGAGTTCACTATGCTTGTTTATGTTGCAATAACAGATAGCATGCACTGGATTGCAAAGTAATACAAGTTGCATTTTAGTAAAAATATTCCATGATTCATTCTGCATGTTGAGGGTGACTGATCTGCTTCCTAATTCACTTCTGCTTATCTCTCCTACTCTGAAACTAGTCAGGGACTaagaaacattaaagaaaaagtgTTTTGGTGAAAAGCATTTTGAGCAGCGGCTGTTTTTAGGAGTTTTTATGCCAGTTGGCCATGTTAATTGACTCTAACAGAAATTCAATTGTAAGTAATTTGGGGGGGTACTATATGGAAAGGCATTGACGGACAACCATTTATTATATGTGCATGTTGTGTAGATACTATCAgaattgtatttttaatgaatttcaaAGTTCTAGAATATGTTGGAAGTAGGACCATCTGTTAGTATGATTTGCTTTTTCAAGCAAGTGAAAGTAAATGATACTGAATATAACCAgagttatttttttaaggaagcaATTCCTGTTAGCATTATAATGCAAAACCATAATTTTATTAACAGTAGAATATTGTTTTATAAAGTACCTGACTTTATAAGAGAAATAAACATTCAATTTCTCCTCTTTTGGATTCTTTGTGGCAAATTCTACTGCACAGATGAATTAAGACAACTTCCTTATAATGCAGCATCTTGGTGAAAAGGTGATGTCTTCAAATTTCCTTAAGAGAAGGGAAATTTGTGGATTCTTTTCGTTTCCTGGGATTTTTGTAGTTTGAAGCCGAAGTGTGTGGAGGCACAAATGGGAtcgcacatttctttttttagtaagCTCATCGTTTTGACGGAAATCAGAGTAAAGGTGGTTGGTTTCTTTAGCTCTCTTTTGTCATTCTAGTGCATTATGTGTCACTTTCTTAAAAAGCCCTTTCCTGACCACTTGAGCAAAGGCAGGACGCCATTTCTTCTCCAAACCATCGCAGtgctgtttctcttctttttccttccttatttgcAGCCTGAACTGTTCATTTTAATTGGAACTTGTTGAGCACCTGTCTCTCCTGCCTAGAGTGTAGAGCTCATGAGAAAAACTGTCTCGACTGCCTCATTTACCCTAGATTCTCCAGCATCTTGAACAGTGCTTGCTTGGCACACAGTGCTGGATAAatctttgttgaataaatgaatgggcatGTCAAAATATTGTGTTTCTGAAAATACCCGATAAGCATCCTAAGTGGGTACCAATTGGATATGCCAAGATCTGTGCCTGTGTATGGTATGTTTGTGGGCCATGTGTATATGGTTcaatttttatctctttcttttttttgaaatgaCATCTAGCTACATTCTATTTAGTGACAATGCAGAGAGTGATTTCTGCAAGTTCTTGCTGGGGGCATTTGCCTGTATACAGAGAAATCCTCAGCAGCAGTTTGTCTTGCAGGTTACGCTGATTCCCTGAAGAGAACCTTCAACTCCATGGGTATCAGCAGAATCTTTATGAGTTCCAGAGACATTGTCAGTGCTGAGAGTGAAATTCCAGGGAACAGACATCACTGGGTGCTAGCAATGTCTTCTCACTCAGCAGGTTCTGGCAGTGCCTCTGGCCTTGGCAGCCCCTAAGGGACCTAGGGGGTGTGGTGGTATAGCTGGTCTACAAAGTGGCAGTTGGGGAAGGGACAAAATGGGACCCTCAGCATTCAGTACAAAATAGAACTAGCTCTTGGAGGTAGATTTGAAATAACCTGGTAGCCAACCTGGTAGTGCTGTAAGCTAATCAGTCATCCTTTCCCCATTTGCCCCTTTTCACACATTCATAAACATACTCTGAACCATCTGGGAAACATATTGCGGGAAAGACTGCACTCTGATTTTTCAAGTGACCGAAGTGTGATACCCAAGGGGTCATCTTCCAATTAGCTATTCATGGAAACTCTTGACAATTGAGGCAAAAAAGAAACTTGTAAGTgatgtttgtggtaatttgtttttgtttatagagTATGAATTTTCAGAAATGTATCTGAGTAAACGCATAATAAAAATCCCACAACATGATGAGACTGGTAAAAATGGAGGGGGAAGAAAGATCAAAGTCTTGCAGAGAAGTAAAGATAATTAAATGAAATCCTAAGTGCTTAttgattttgagtattttgatttAGCTCTGAACTTCTCAGTAGCCCAGTTACCAGAAAAAAAGGGGAGCTGCCGGGATGCATGAGAATTGTAAGGATAGATTAGATAACAGTGGCAGAGTGCTCAACACAGTGACTGGCAGCTGGTCTGTACTTCTACAAAATATCAAATCCCATAATGGCCAATTCAGTTTGAAAGACAATAAAGTCTAAATGGCCCTGCCTCTCACCAACCCTTGAGCGAATAAAAAGTGCAGAAGCCATAATGCTGTATAATGAAGTATAATAAAGCAACCCAATGGGAGGTGCTCTTTGGGAGCCTGAGCTACTGTGGCCTGTCCAGCAGTAGAGATTCTGGTGATCTTCCCGGTGCAGAAATAGAGCTCAGAAAACCTAAAGGAATGAATGGTTAACATGTTCTTTAGACTGACTTTCTCAAATATCCAGTGTCTCAGCCAAGCTTTTGACTAGAGCAATCTGAGAGGACAGGACAGCCAGGTACTTGAAAATGACTCTATGGCCACAAGCCTCCCTGAACAGGTGGCCTCAGTGCTTCGTGCTTCAGTGGATGCAGCTCTTATCAGCCTGCAGGgcagttttgtttgtttccatttctgtttctccctctaaATTGTGATCAGGGGCTATGGGCTTACTCATCCTCAGGTCCCCACCCAGCACCTAGCAAAGACTTTGACACATGGGCATGGGGAAAGACTTGTTGCAAGAATGAATGGGAGGGAAAGATGGGGGGTGCTTCGCTGTCTTTCTTGATATTGGTATTATCTTCTGACTTAGTTTTGCCTGATGTGAATGTTTGCTGCCTGGATTGCATTATATACCACAGCTGAGGATTTGGTTTGAAGGGCTTGTTGTGGTTTCTGAGCTGGTTGAGCAATGAATGGCAAGTTAACTCCTTGCTTTATTTAAAGTCATTTTGATTACTTGCTTTGATTCCTCATTCAGTCTACAAAAACTTCAGtacctactacatgccagacCCTGCTAGACATTTTACAGCACATGTTCAGCCTAGTGACCTATGAGAGACAATATGCATACATTAATACAAAGGGATTCTGAAATGGTCTCCACTGTGATGAAATGCTATCCGTATTGGGGTCCCCAATACAGCcaataaaataaagttattttaatcTGAGTCAGTGATTGTTCTGTGTTTTCTGTAGCCCAAGCTTATCTGTGTACAGTGCAGTGAGCTTGACCCAGGATTCTCTTAGTGTCCAGGAGGTGTGGGATTGGATATGTTTAGGCCAGTGAATTTCTAATGAAGGCTGTTCACTTTCCACCTTAAGTCCCCACACTTATGAGTCAATTATGGCCTTTGAACAAGTGGGGAGCTGGGGCGTTGTGGGGGGAGGATCCAATCACTGAGTCACAGGTAATATGTTTCCACATCCTCTCTCAGAAATCTGGCCTACTGACAGCTATAATAATGATCTCTGTTCAAAGCTAATATTGTTCGGTCCATATTGTCCTAATTTCAAGGAACTTTGGAGACTTCATGTACTGGCAGCTCTTCTTGTGCAGTACTATTTTTATTGAGTGAGAAACTGAGCTCTGCTGTAGACTTAGGTGTCTTTTTCATACGGCAGGTCAGGAGAGCCTGGAATTAGGATCCAGGAATCTTGACTGTGTCTCAGGAAGCATATAGTAGCCTTTCCATCATGATCCTTGGACAGTCtaacacatgcatgtgcatgtatgtaaCACATATAACTATGTatattataatatgtaatatgcatgtaataatatgtataataatgtgtgtgtgtatgtgatgatCAAGAATGTAGGGGTTTATGCAGAAAGTCATGAGTGATAAGCTGATTAAAGCAGAAGCTTGGACAAAGGAATGCAAATTGACACCAGGTATGTCTTTTTAATTTGAGAAATACACTTGTGTGACTCCTCTGGAGGTTCAGGAATGTTTGCGATGAGGAGAATGGTGAAGATAGTCATGGTTTTAGGGGCATAACGTATGGTCACGACGTTCAGGAACCCAGTGAGCATTCTGACTCTTATGACATGTTCATTGGTTCTCAAGATGGTTCAGATATGCTTTCACCCACTTTTTGTctctcttaagactgttttcccAGATTTCAGCAATGCTTGTACAAATAGATGCTTGAAAATGATGATTGATCATAACGATATGATCTTCCTGGGTTTGGGTCagttttttcatatttctctccCATATGTGCAAATGTCTCTCCAACTTGCGTGTCCATACATGTGGAGTCTTTCTCTGTGACAGGCGTGTCATGTTCTTACATACAGTGAAAAGGAACTGCTTGTCTCTAGCTTCTGCTGTGCTTCCCATGCCCAGTTTCCAAATCAGGGTGAGAAATACCACAGTCAAGCTGATGTCCCTAGCTGAAAATCCCTTCATCACTTTTCTTCTGCATGCTCCTGAATATTTTGGCAGATCCTCATGTTATTTGACTTATCTTACTAATTACTTATGTTGCTCTGTGGTCCATTATGTTTGGGAAATCCTGAGTTTAAACCTAATGTAAGAGTATTCAGAGGCTGTTTTCATGCTGGTGTGCATTCTGAATCTCCAGGAGGAAGAGCAGGTAACAAAAGTTTTTGGTCAtcactttgtgtgtatgtgtgtgtgtctataaagACTAAAGTTCAATACAAGCAGTTGTAAGGAACAGTTCATAGtattacacttttaaaaattatttgtttaaaacTCCGACTAGATTTCATAATAAGCAATAACTTAGAGAAGCAGTGTCTAGGCCCAGAGCAGAACCATTCTGTTTCTTGGACACAGAAAAAACATACATCTATCAGTTTGAATTCAACACAGATTAATGTTGCCATTGTGGAAGCGTTttatgatgaaataaaaatcatgcTAAAATGCTGTTATTTTTCAGATATTATAATTGTAACATGTATCTTCTCTTGACTTTATTTCTATTTAGATATATTAATTTACATAAGCCAGAGAATGGTTTATTTCTGCCAcatgtgtttttgtttccttttttgaatTTCACCGAGGCTTCACTATAATTCTTACTCTGCCTCCAGCCTCTGGAGATCTAGAATAATGTATTTATATCTGAATTGTAAATGCAACTGGGGAAAGTAAGAGTTTGTATGTTCTtatattatttgtcttttaatttaaaaaaggaacaagggGAGCCTTACATAGCAAATCTTAAAAACAATTTGAGTTATGGCTTCATGTGAATGACGAACATGCCATTGATCATGCAGGTAGTAGTTGTAAGGGATTTGAAAAGCATCTTTTCCTGTTGAGGACTTTTGAAAGAAAATCCCAGGCATTTCACTTACCAATTTGATCTCGCACTCTATAGGTTCATAAACAGAAGGTATTGCTAAGGTGAGGCATTCTCTTGAATGCGCATGTATCATTTACATGTAGATTCAGAATATATGTTCAgatttactttttgaaattgCTTCAAAACCAagccttaaaataaataaacttattatttttttcttctggagtCTGTCCATCCCTGTCTGCCTCCATTCTTCCCCCTTCCCTCCAttcatccctccatccctccacccaCCCGTCCAGCCAACCCTTCACCCACCTACCCATCATATATGCACTGGGCATCAGGCTGTATGGTAGGAATCAAGGCACCATggtgaacactgaaaaatcttTGTTGTAAAGATGGTCAAAGTTTCCTCTGGGCAATCTCCAGAAGTTAATTTAGTGGAAAATAATGTTTCTTAGCCTCTGAATGACTTGCCcttggggccagataattctttgctgtggggagCTGTCCTGGGTATTGTACCATGTTTAGTGATATCACTGGCCTCTCCCCACTAGATACCAGTAGCTTCCCCCACACTCCAATTGCAATAATCAGAAATGTTGTCATGTATCGTGAATGTCTCGTGGGAGGCAGAATCACCCCCACTGACAATCACTAGTGTAGACTGTCACCACATCAGGGCTGTGGAGTGGGAACATGTGGATTCATATCCTAGCTACACCTGGCTTAATTTCATgtgctgtttcctcatctataatgtATGAAGACTAAATGAAAATACAGAGCATGTGACCCACAGTTAAGTGTTCCTAAATATATTAGCTATTTGCCCGATTAGTATAATTAAGACTTCAACAATTGCAATATTGATAAATTCTCTGATAGAATAGGTACAATGTACAATGGGAACCCAGAGTCGGGGGTGGGGAGAGTTCCTGGCAGTAAGAGCCATACACAAGCTTATGAAGTGGGGTAAAAGTATGAAGTGTTTGGAGAATTGCTAGGAGCAAATCTGATGTGCAAAGGACAATAGATGAAGCTGTCAGAACAGTAGCAGCCACTTGGTGAACACTTTCCTGGCCACATTAAGGAGGATGGACTTTGTCTTGACAGCTTGAAGTGACTGAAGAATGTTCAGCAaatcagatttttattttggaagagtTCTTTGGAATAGGTCTTGATTGGGAGAGAGACTGGAATTGATGGGCTCAGTTAGAGAGTCTTGGAATAATCCACTGAGAGCTGATGGTGCCAGAACTGAGGCAGTTATATGTCGCTGTGAAGTCTTTAGGAACAGACTTCACTTTCTACAATACACAGaaaatttttctaatttaattccaataATAAATACTTTTAGCAAGATGGCTCTACATTTGGGGGAGTTTCAAGTTTAATTTGAAAGCAGATTACATGATAGATTCTcttcaaaatgttttcaaatgaagCTTAATTTAAAGACCATCTTGCAGcctatttatggctgaatattactCAGGGGTTTCCCTGCTATTGTACATGCATGCCTTTAGTTCCCAGATCAGACAGAAAGCTGAATTCTACATAGCTACAGAATTAGCATTGACATTGTTATGTTGGGATTCATGATTTTGTATTAAGTATTGATTTTCTGATAgggattttattatttatttatttatttttattttgttatcattaatctacaattacatgcagaacattatgtttactaggctccccccctcaccaagtccccctctcataccccttcacagtcactgtccatcagcatagtaagatgctgtagaatcactacttgtcttctctgtgttgcacagccttctccGTGCCCCCCtgacactatacatgctaatcgtaatgccccctttctttttcccacccttatccctcccttcccacccatcctccccagtccctttccctttggtaacttttagtccattcttgggttctgtgattctgctgctgttttgttccttcagtttttctttctttcttttttt
This window encodes:
- the LOC118912761 gene encoding uncharacterized protein LOC118912761 gives rise to the protein MASGPRVPPPPPPRGAGLAPCAPAPAGALPRPPLPARCPYSAPHAHATRLAASAPASQVRAPPAPSPQCRPGPPPRCPPGAATLGDFGGLASTHPAACAQRFRLGRHSSAAGEHPKERSEKPPHLPTALTTATVKNWETAPVRGYTVFQGAARARERAADPTAPWREGGASQVRLRGPNFPLVLGDKSMLYSSLVIRLHHSFVAGEKLSFAGKFLGFAPVLP